A region from the Cryptosporangium arvum DSM 44712 genome encodes:
- a CDS encoding glycerol-3-phosphate dehydrogenase/oxidase: protein MDTGRLSPEAREAAFTALADGDEVDVVVVGGGVVGAGAALDAVTRGLSVALVEARDFASGTSSRSSKLIHGGLRYLEMLDFGLVREALHERGLMVQRLAPHLVRPVRFLYPLKHRGWERLYAGSGVALYDALSLSSAGRGLPHHRHLTRRGALRVAPSLRKDALVGALQYYDAQVDDARHTMFLARTAAAYGAQVLSRARVVGFLREAERVTGVTVRDLEHDREFTIRAKQVINATGVWTDDTQAMVGERGQFHVRASKGIHLLVPRDRIQSSTGLILRTASSVLFVIPWGRHWIIGTTDTDWALDKAHPAASSRDIEYLLDEVNKVLVTPLTKPDVVGVYAGLRPLLAGESESTSQLSREHTVASPQPGLVVVAGGKYTTYRVMARDAVDAAVHALDRGAPKSCTDTVPLLGAEGFRALRNQRATLAARSGLHVARIEHLLSRYGSLLDELLTLMAADPDLRAPLDGAEDYLRVEIAYAASHEGARHLEDALTRRTRISIEVPDRGVAAARPAAELMAAVLGWSDEQVDREVEHYLRRVEAERASQDQPDDETADAKRLGAEDVVPLITG, encoded by the coding sequence ATGGACACCGGTCGGCTTTCACCCGAGGCCCGGGAGGCGGCGTTCACCGCGCTGGCCGACGGTGACGAAGTAGATGTCGTCGTCGTCGGAGGGGGCGTGGTCGGGGCCGGGGCCGCGTTGGACGCGGTGACCCGCGGGCTCTCGGTGGCGCTCGTCGAGGCCCGCGACTTCGCCAGCGGAACCTCCAGCCGGTCGAGCAAACTCATCCACGGTGGCCTGCGCTACCTGGAGATGCTCGACTTCGGCCTGGTGCGGGAGGCGTTACACGAGCGAGGGCTGATGGTGCAGCGCCTGGCCCCGCACCTGGTGCGTCCGGTGCGCTTCCTCTACCCGCTCAAACACCGGGGGTGGGAGCGGCTCTACGCCGGCAGCGGCGTGGCTCTCTACGACGCGCTCAGCCTGTCCAGCGCCGGGCGGGGCCTGCCGCACCACCGGCACCTCACGCGCCGCGGCGCGCTGCGTGTCGCGCCGTCGCTGCGCAAGGACGCGCTGGTGGGGGCGTTGCAGTACTACGACGCCCAGGTCGACGACGCGCGCCACACGATGTTCCTGGCCCGTACCGCCGCGGCGTACGGGGCGCAGGTGCTCTCGCGGGCCCGGGTGGTCGGGTTCCTGCGCGAGGCCGAGCGGGTCACCGGTGTGACCGTGCGTGACCTCGAACACGACCGGGAGTTCACGATCCGCGCCAAGCAGGTCATCAACGCGACCGGCGTCTGGACCGACGACACCCAGGCGATGGTGGGGGAGCGGGGCCAGTTCCACGTCCGCGCGTCCAAGGGCATCCACCTGCTCGTGCCGCGCGATCGCATCCAGTCCTCCACCGGGCTGATCCTGCGGACGGCGTCGTCGGTGCTGTTCGTCATCCCGTGGGGGCGGCACTGGATCATCGGCACCACCGACACCGACTGGGCGCTGGACAAAGCCCATCCGGCGGCGTCGAGCCGGGACATCGAGTACCTGCTCGACGAGGTCAACAAAGTGCTCGTCACGCCGCTGACCAAGCCGGACGTGGTCGGCGTCTACGCGGGTCTGCGTCCGCTGCTGGCCGGGGAGTCCGAGTCGACGTCGCAGCTCTCACGCGAACACACGGTGGCCTCGCCGCAGCCGGGGCTGGTCGTGGTGGCCGGCGGCAAGTACACGACGTACCGGGTGATGGCCCGGGACGCCGTCGACGCGGCCGTGCACGCGTTGGACCGGGGCGCGCCGAAGTCGTGCACCGACACCGTGCCGCTGCTCGGGGCCGAGGGGTTCCGCGCGCTGCGTAATCAGCGGGCGACGCTCGCGGCCCGGTCCGGGCTCCACGTGGCCCGCATCGAGCACCTGCTGAGCCGGTACGGGTCACTGCTCGACGAGCTGCTGACCCTGATGGCGGCCGACCCCGATCTGCGTGCGCCCCTCGACGGCGCGGAGGACTACCTCCGGGTCGAGATCGCGTACGCGGCGTCGCACGAGGGCGCGCGGCACCTGGAGGACGCGTTGACCCGACGTACCCGCATCTCGATCGAGGTGCCCGACCGCGGTGTGGCCGCGGCCCGGCCGGCCGCCGAGCTGATGGCGGCGGTGCTCGGGTGGAGCGACGAACAGGTCGATCGCGAAGTAGAGCATTATTTACGACGAGTCGAGGCTGAACGCGCGTCCCAGGACCAACCGGACGACGAGACGGCCGATGCGAAGCGACTGGGTGCCGAAGATGTGGTTCCTCTGATCACTGGGTAA